Genomic DNA from Stigmatopora argus isolate UIUO_Sarg chromosome 13, RoL_Sarg_1.0, whole genome shotgun sequence:
CTGACGTGGGGTTGGGGGGCTGCCATCaatcaaaacattaaaaaagggaaaatcagaaaataaaacCACTCGAGTACATTTGTGCTTTCATCTTTTTAACTGTGATAAAATGTTATATATTTCATACAGTTGGCTGTAAGCCGAATGAAGACAATGAACACCGAGTATAGAAAAATATGGCACCGCAACCTCGTACATCGTCGATAACCTCGTAGCTGCCATGACCGCTAGGCCttacacacacgcgcgcgcgcacacacgcaagcacacacacactgatgtACAGTATGTTACAAATATATCAATAAACAGCGATACATCAAGTCTACACATGCAGTAGCATCTATATACACATAAaagttgtataaaaaaaaaaataaacacaagacTGGACGTGTTACTCATGCAAACGTTTGAATTCACAGATTAGTCTTTTTCATGGCATAAAAAGGCTCAAGCCTGGTCTATTTACTTTAAAAGTTAAAGAAATGGTCGTAAAAAAGGGGGCATGTTAAACTCAAGGGCATCAATGATAAAAAATATcccatttttatgttttagagtGTGAAAAGGTGTGTTCAAATCCCACTGGTTGTAGTCACGTGGTGTGTCCTCCAAAGGAAAGCAGTCGTCCCCAACGGGTTCAAAGTCTTTGATGTGTACGAGTTAAGCTTGCCCAACCTGTCCCAATATGGCTACCAGTGATCCACTATGTTATGGAAACCGTGTTTTTGGATTGCATTTGAATCAAAGTGATGACCTGTTCCTACACAAATGATCAAATACTGTACACGAGCAAGTATTAAAGTCAAAGTTAGCACCGAATCTGTGGTTTAGGCTAAAAgttatcaaacattttttttaatgcagtttGGACCAAACCAATGATGTGCTCAGGACCAACGTCACCTAAATTGAGCGTTTCTAATCCCTCCCGAGCCCAGATGGACATTAGTTAACCGATTCTCCAGTCTGTTCTCTTGGTATTTTGTCCAAAAGGTCAAGCCAAATCAGAAGCTTCCATCTTCGGTGTACCCACTAACGTTAAGTCTAAATTTGAGGCAAGTGAAGCCAAACAGCCAAAGACTTTGAACGGGCACAAAGGCTACTTGAGCCCAAAGCGAGGACGTTGTTCCGTGCTTGtggggtatttttttcttctttttagtcAGATTTGTGACAGTAAAGGTCTTTGAGTGCTTTGAGCTCTTCAATGAGTGTCTTATTTTGGTTCTCCAGAACAGCGACTCGGTTCTCCAGACACTTGACATACTCCTTCTTCTTTCTGCGACACTCGCGTGCCGCTTCTCTGTTAGGAGATAGCATTAGATGGGTGTCAAATTTTCTTTTGCGGCTCATCTAAGTTTCGTTACCTGTTCTTCATGAGGCGGACCTCCCTCTTGCGGGTGACTTCCTCGGTAGCGCCTTGGGTCGGGAGGGCGGGCGACGAGGCCATGACCACCCCGGAGGTGAGGGTGTTGGCGGGCGCCGTTCGGATCTGATAGGCTTGGACGTCCCCAGAGGCGGCTGAGTAGGGAGTTTCAACAAAATTGCTTCACGTTCGCGCTTCGAGTGAGGAAAAACATTACGTTGAAATGATTCCTTAGCCTCATGGaggtggtgggggtgctggagcctatcccagtcaacattgagcagtaggcaggggacaccctgagttggtggccagccagccaatcgcagggcgcaacgagacaaacaaccaatcatagctagggacaattgaGTGTTCAAActagaaaccagagtacccatgtAAAACCCACGTAAGCACCATAGTCCGAACCCTCGACACCAAAACTGTTAGGCGGACATACTAACCACTTGCTCACTGTGCGACAGGAAATTATTCGACAAAATATTCAAATTGATATGAAAATAGACATGAATTATCAAAATACGATTGTGTTGAATTTGTccggaaaattaaaaaaacatttttatatgctgACCTTGCACCACCACTTGGTTACTGGGAACCAGTATTTGCTGGCCGTCGCTCGTCTGCGCGTACTGCAGGATGGTCGTCCCGGGTTGAGCGGCGGTGGCGTTGGTCATGGTGAGTGCCTGCAGGCCCTGTACGCCGTCGGTGCCGTTGTTGGCCAGCTGAATGGCGCCGCCCTGCGTGATGGCGACTGCGAGTGACGTGAGCGAGGCGGCGGTTAGCGTGACCGTCGGCTCGATGGCGTCGCTTGAGAAGAAACGTACTGTACTGGCCGCTGCTGGTTTGGTAAATCGGCGTGGGCACGGTGACGGTGGTGATGGCGGCCGTGGCGGATGCCACCATGTCGTCTTCTGCCTTTTCCTCCTCGATGCGAGGGACGGCCGGTGCGTCGGATGAAAGGTCGTTCAGGATTTTCCTGTTGATATAAAAGTAAAAAGATAAGGTGGGAGAAAGCAATATTCAGTTCTTATATATGAGAGGTATAtttaatgactttaaaaaagtaCCCATTTTCATAGTGGATATTTAAACAGGGAATATAATCATGAAACATGTATTCCAAACAAAATAGCTCGATAAAAATAGATGGCttttgcaaatatatatacagtggtacctctacttacgaacgcctCTAAATACGaaatttcaggttacgaaacactgATATGCCAATGACCGTTCTAATATACGAAAAGAAGATCCAAGTTAAAAAATCCCCGTTACTCCTTTGGAGTTTTATTTAATGCCAAaatttcataatttgaagttgtttagatgcatgtttgtgtgcatgtgtgctaaTGTTAGTTTCCTCACAATGCACTACTCCTGCATGAAtcgaaaatgtttttgaatgcttcttattcattttaaaacatcaaTAAATCATTTACTTTAAATTTTGCGTGTTTctcgcatctttcatacaaaattggggcacgttaatcatttttaaagggttgagttgGTAGTTTGTTTTGGGGACCCTGGTACAAATgagggaatttacatataaagtactactctacttacaaaaattccaagttacaagttctggaaccaattaatttcgtaagtagaggtacgactggaACTGAAGCCAGGTGAGGCGTGGGAAACATCGGTGACATCTAACCTATACGAGGGTCGTCGTGATAGGATCTCGCGCCGCTTCTGTGAGTCGGTCACGCTGTCCACTGACTCCTGCGAATCCTCACTCTCAGCAATGGTGGAGATCTAAAAGACGCACAATGCAAATAAGAGGAATTATTTTCAATATCGACCGAAAAAATATACAGCCGTGCACATGAAAAATGCTAACGAGTCCGATCATATGAAAAATGACCTGCACGGTCTGCACTTGTGGCGACTGTATGACGGACGACTGGGCGGCCTGTATCACGCCGTGCACTTGGACCGTCTGCCCGTTCGGAAGCTGCACCAGGGTGACCGTGGGACCCGTCGTTGAGCCGTGGCCCGTTGCCATGGATACCTGGGGGGGAAAAGGGAGggaagagaaaagaaaagctGCCATGGGCGGCTCTCCTGGTACACAAACGTGTCGGCCAATTACCTGCGCCAAGGTGGCGAGCTGCGCCGCGGTGATCTGTTGCTGATTTTCCGTCTCGGCAGACTCGGCCGTCTGCTGAGCCTCGGCAGCCGCTGACTCCATCTTCATCGGCTAAACTGGGGATTCATATTATGATACACGTGAAGCCGTTAAATACAATGAATGAGATCAAATTTTGACTTAAGAGTATATTTTTAAACTATGAAAAAGAactaagaaatatatattttttaaattggccaagtcaaaatggattttatttctAGAACAGTGAATTAGCTTTTTAACTGAAATGAACTGTgcagaacaaattaaaaaaaaatgtcacaatgaCCACAAAAACCAAGAAAAATTCTAACCAAAACAGATATTTATCCCAATAGTGAAATTCCAGTCCCCTACTACATTGATTAGAAATAATGGAAATGCAATGCTTTAAGTTtttagctccatctagtggtatCACCGAGATGTGCAACAGAATGTTGGCTGAACTTGGGATTCTTGTGGGGGCCATATTCagtgatattttcataatttgcaatGAGCGAACAAAAACTTGTAAGTTTCAAGTCTTTAGATCGACGATATATGTATGtagtgacaaaaaaacaaataaccaaggtgataaaaagaaaatgtcacatGTGGAAACAATAGCACAGAAAAAGTTTAGTGTATTTAATTGAACGAAAAAACTTGTTATTTCAACGTAGCCTAGATAGAAACAGATGAGTGCAATGAATGCACAATGCATTGCGTGACGTGTGTCATGGCGATGGTGGTGAGCTCACTCTTTGCGTGTCCGCTGTGCGCGCCATGATTGGCTTTGCGCATTTCTCCCTCGACTTTTCAAAAACAAGAACCATCACAAGCACTCGCCAAGCCGCGGTGACAGCCGAGCCACATGGCCGGCTCGGGCGACGCCCCCTTCGGCCACCATGTCCCAGACGGCTCGGTAGACACACCGGAGGAGCCCGGGGgactctttttcaccaggaaCTAGGCTAAATTCGGTGGCGGACTCCCCGAATGGACATCTTAACTATGTAAAATCATTGCAATAGGGGGAAATTCTCGGCAAAATTGGTCCAACGCGGGCAATTTATCTCGACAAAATGGAATTCGCGTGGAAAAAGCGGGAATCTGATCCCAAACTAGCTTTGCTGTTAGCTCATGCTAATCGCTTAGCCACAAGCAAACAGCGCCAGCTAATCCGTCTCGCCTTCCATTCATTTAAAGCACCTAAATCAATTTTGGGTCCATTCGCCCCCCGAAAATCACCGTAGACTCCCCTCCCTCCATCCCAGCAAAAAATACACCACCGAGCCGCCATGATTTCTTTGTTTCCTTCGGGCCGAACCCGAC
This window encodes:
- the creb1b gene encoding cyclic AMP-responsive element-binding protein 1b, whose protein sequence is MKMESAAAEAQQTAESAETENQQQITAAQLATLAQVSMATGHGSTTGPTVTLVQLPNGQTVQVHGVIQAAQSSVIQSPQVQTVQISTIAESEDSQESVDSVTDSQKRREILSRRPSYRKILNDLSSDAPAVPRIEEEKAEDDMVASATAAITTVTVPTPIYQTSSGQYIAITQGGAIQLANNGTDGVQGLQALTMTNATAAQPGTTILQYAQTSDGQQILVPSNQVVVQAASGDVQAYQIRTAPANTLTSGVVMASSPALPTQGATEEVTRKREVRLMKNREAARECRRKKKEYVKCLENRVAVLENQNKTLIEELKALKDLYCHKSD